The Lycium barbarum isolate Lr01 chromosome 9, ASM1917538v2, whole genome shotgun sequence genome has a segment encoding these proteins:
- the LOC132612245 gene encoding zinc finger BED domain-containing protein RICESLEEPER 2-like: MDVEIVEYHLLNFGFVEDYFVWEYQGEKDVIGEIASGNDLHDGYQPESQRFYNLLQAADEKLYPGSSLSQLAVVSRMLNIKMENTLSQRGYNQMIQLLKDALPEDNKVLDSYYQTKKLVRSLGLPVEKIDCCDSGCMLYWGDDEHHTCCKFCGNQRYKRRVGSRKRKLVPYKKMYYFPLIPRLKRLYASHATAADMRWHHEHTQEDGVMRHPSDSEAWKNFNETHSFFAAEPRNVRLGLCTDGFQPFNQSERKYSSWPVIVTPYNLPPGMCMKEMEPKASEAEVKDPSEAEIISRLEGNKRRVADSSIPSPPKKHKRTTLAETNLGIETGRETSQIWKYFSKCIDKDGKRKASCNYCAKKFSSDSRTNGTTTLWNHLNNTCKNSPFRFIDRKQGRIRSYSIEGGGQGGNSGTGKMEKVVFNINEVRKAIAEFVIIDEQPFKVVEGEGLKRLMSLILPNFVFPSRMTVARHCLRIYHEEKEKLKKLIKNQHICLTSDTWTSLQNLTYMVITAHWIDDNWNLQKKILNFFQVPDHKGETIAKAIEACLIDWEVDTPFTVTLDNATANDAAIRHLKVRIDDWKGIILNNDFLHVRCNAHILNLIVKEGLSDHNESISRVRNVVKYVKSSPSRFASFKLFVEKVKIDSHGLLSLDVETRWNLTYMMLSAAIKFEKAFSRMFVDDHKYQKRCLEMNGSRGHPSGDDWKKVKGFTKFLDIFYQITLKFSGTLYVTSNSFFHELFNLLGFIKKNSHGDDLVLIDMADKMQVKFDKYWGDFDNINILLFVAVVLDPRYKMRYVKFIFANAYGSLVGNLRSEKVMNTLTRLYQHYQDSSSKTSDINLGGQFNMLTESDSGEICQSQWEKYLQEEDNVGNKNDLERYLIDDMELTKDLNIMAWWKDASKRSTPKEYNIEDILEEIQKLEIVEKEYPDDVLSID, from the exons ATGGATGTTGAAATCGTTGAATATCACCTTTTAAATTTTGGATTTGTTGAGGACTATTTTGTTTGGGAGTATCAAGGGGAAAAAGATGTGATCGGTGAGATAGCTTCTGGTAATGATTTGCATGATGGTTATCAACCCGAGTCCCAAAGATTTTACAATTTGCTACAAGCTGCTGATGAAAAATTATATCCCGGTTCTTCTCTCTCTCAACTTGCAGTAGTCTCTAGAATGTTAAATATTAAAATGGAGAATACTTTGTCACAGAGAGGTTATAACCAAATGATACAATTGTTGAAAGACGCTTTACCTGAAGATAACAAAGTGCTTGATAGCTATTATCAGACTAAGAAACTAGTGCGTAGTTTGGGTTTGCCAGTTGAAAAAATTGATTGTTGTGATTCAGGATGTATGTTGTATTGGGGTGATGATGAACACCATACATGTTGTAAATTTTGTGGTAACCAGAGGTATAAGCGTCGTGTCGGCTCTCGTAAGAGGAAATTGGTCCCTTACAAGAAAATGTATTATTTTCCTTTGATTCCTAGATTGAAAAGATTATATGCATCCCATGCTACAGCTGCCGACATGAGATGGCATCATGAGCATACACAAGAGGATGGGGTAATGCGTCATCCATCAGACTCTGAGGCTTGGAAGAACTTCAATGAAACTCATTCTTTTTTTGCTGCTGAACCAAGGAATGTAAGGTTAGGGTTATGTACTGATGGTTTCCAACCGTTTAATCAATCTGAGAGGAAATACTCTTCGTGGCCAGTGATTGTCACCCCATACAATTTGCCTCCAGGAATGTGTATGAAAGAG ATGGAACCAAAAGCTTCAGAAGCAGAGGTGAAAGATCCTTCAGAAGCAGAGATAATTTCTCGACTAGAAGGTAACAAAAGGCGAGTTGCTGATTCAAGTATTCCCTCTCCTCCAAAAAAGCACAAAAGAACAACACTGGCTGAAACTAATCTTGGCATTGAAACGGGAAGGGAAACATCTCAAATTTGGAAATACTTTTCCAAATGTATTGATAAAGATGGTAAGCGAAAGGCCTCGTGCAATTATTGTGCTAAAAAATTTTCTTCTGATAGTAGGACAAATGGGACAACTACATTATGGAATCATTTGAATAATACTTGTAAAAATTCCCCTTTTAGATTCATTGACAGGAAGCAAGGGAGAATCAGGTCTTACTCTATTGAAGGAGGGGGACAAGGAGGTAATAGTGGTACTGGTAAGATGGAAAAAGTCGTGTTTAATATCAATGAAGTGCGAAAGGCTATTGCTGAATTTGTTATAATTGATGAACAACCATTTAAAGTCGTCGAAGGGGAAGGTTTAAAGAGATTGATGTCACTTATTTTGCCTAATTTTGTTTTTCCCTCTCGTATGACTGTTGCTAGACATTGTTTGAGAATCTATCACGAGGAAAAAGAAAAGCTAAAAAAGCTTATTAAGAACCAACATATATGTCTCACTAGCGATACATGGACATCGCTTCAAAACCTAACCTATATGGTTATAACTGCCCATTGGATTGATGATAATTGGAACTTGCAAAAGAAAATTCTTAACTTTTTTCAAGTTCCAGATCATAAGGGTGAGACAATTGCAAAGGCGATCGAGGCTTGTTTGATAGATTGGGAGGTTGACACTCCATTCACCGTGACCCTAGATAATGCTACTGCCAATGATGCTGCAATTAGACACTTGAAGGTGAGGATTGATGACTGGAAAGGTATCATCTTGAACAATGACTTTCTACATGTAAGATGTAATGCTCACATTCTGAATTTAATTGTAAAGGAAGGGTTAAGTGATCATAATGAGTCCATTTCTCGGGTCAGGAATGTTGTGAAGTATGTTAAGTCCTCTCCTTCCAGATTTGCTTCATTTAAGTTGTTTgttgaaaaggttaaaatagATAGTCATGGTCTTTTGAGTTTAGATGTCGAAACTAGGTGGAACTTAACATATATGATGTTGAGTGCAGCTATTAAGTTTGAAAAGGCCTTTTCAAGAATGTTTGTTGATGATCACAAGTACCAAAAGCGTTGTCTTGAAATGAATGGGAGCAGAGGGCATCCAAGTGGGGATGATTGGAAGAAGGTAAAAGGTTTTACAAAGTTTCTCGACATTTTCTATCAGATTACTTTGAAATTTTCGGGAACTTTGTATGTtacttcaaattctttctttcatGAGCTTTTTAATCTTcttggttttattaaaaaaaattctcaTGGTGATGATTTGGTGTTGATTGATATGGCTGATAAGATGCAAGTCAAGTTTGATAAATATTGGGGCGATTTTgataatataaatattttattatttgTCGCTGTTGTATTGGATCCCCGGTACAAGATGAGGTATGTGAAGTTCATTTTTGCCAATGCTTATGGTAGTTTGGTGGGAAATTTGAGATCGGAGAAAGTGATGAATACTTTAACTCGTTTGTATCAACATTACCAAGATTCTTCTTCTAAGACTTCTGATATTAATTTGGGAGGTCAATTTAACATGTTGACTGAAAGTGATAGTGGCGAGATATGTCAATCACAATGGGAAAAATATTTGCAAGAGGAAGATAATGTTGGAAATAAGAATGATCTTGAGAGGTACTTGATAGATGATATGGAGTTAACCAAAGATTTGAATATCATGGCTTGGTGGAAAGATGCAAGCAAAAG GTCAACTCCCAAAGAATACAACATTGAAGATATTCTAGAGGAAATTCAAAAACTTGAAATAGTTGAAAAAG AATATCCCGATGATGttttgagcattgattag